TGCCGCCGGCTTCGCCGACCTCAATGCCATCGACCGCCAGGTCGAAGCTTTCACCGGTTCGCCGATCGGCGCGCCCGGCGGTGCTCTGACGCCCGTCGACCGCCGCCTGCGCTTGCGCGCTTGCGGCGGCGCACTGGCGGTCACGTGGAACGGTCTGCGCCGCGATTCGCTGCAGGTTTCCTGCCCTGAGGCGGGCGGCTGGCGGATCTTCGTGCAGCTCGCCAATGCCTCGCTCGGCGCTGCCGCCGCACCGCTCCCGCCCGCGGTCAACCGCGGCGATGCCGTGACGATCGCCGTCCAAGGTGACGGTTTCAGCGTGTCGCAGCCCGGCGAGGCGCTCGAGCAGGGTGCGGTCGGCGCCTGGATCCGGGTCCGCCCGGTCAGCAGCGTCGCGGCCGGCCCCAAGGGCGATACGCTGCGCGCGCAGATCCAGCGTCCGGGCCTGGTGGTCATCCCCGTACAATGACTTCTGGGCAGTGACCCGCGGATTTCCTGGGGTTGAAAGCCGACGAACTGCTTTCGCCCCTTAAAGAAGTCTTGCAGCTGCCGTTCTGAACTCCCGAGAGAGTGTAAGGAGCGGCATCATGCCACCAATCGAAATGGGACCTACGCGCCCGATTGGCGCGGTCGATGTCCGGATTGCCCGTCAGGCCGGCGGCTTTCGCGAAACCGCGAAGAGCACCGGTTCGGAGAGTTCGGCTGTCGCGCTGAGCGATGCGCTGGACCCTGGCGAAGCGCCGGTCGACGCCGATCGCGTCGAAGTGATAAAAAGAGCGGTGGAGACCGGGCAATACCCCGTGCTCCCCACGAAGATCGCCGACGCCATGATCGCGGCGGGTCTGCTGCTGAGGAAAGGCCAGTAATGGATTCGAACCCCTTGCGTGAGACCCTGCGGCAGATGCTTGCCGTGCTCGAGGCCGAACGGCAGGCGCTTGCCGGGCTCGACATCGAGGCGATCCTGGGCACCGCGGCCGACAAGGACAAGCTCTGCGGCACGCTCGACAAATCGGGCGTGACCCGGATCGACGAGGAATGCCGCGGCATGCTCGAAGCGGCCAAGCGGCTGAACGAGGTCAATCGCCAGGTGCGGAACCTGATCGCGGCCAATGTTTCGGCGCGCCTCGACCATCTGACCGGCGCTCCGCCGATCTACCGCGCCGGCAATACGCCGCGCAGCGCCTACAGTTACGCGGCCGCCCGGGTCTGATCCCGCTCGGCCGCCTGTCCCCTCGCAACATGGCGCAGGGGATCGGGGGGCGGGCGTGCTATGCCTTCTGAAAGGCGCATAGCACGCCTTCTTCCGCCGGCTTCCAGCTTGGCGAAAAAAATACCTAGCTCGAAAATTGCCCCTTAAAATTTCTAGGGGCGGAAATTGGCACGATGCTTGCTGAGTAAGCTTCCGGTTCATTTTGTTCCGGGAGTTTGGCTTGAGCGAGCCGCAGTCAGTTACGGGAGTCCAGGCAGGCCGCACCCCTACCGATAACGGTAGCGTGCGGGCTGCCATCGCTCGCGCCGCGCAGGCGACGGGCGTGGACTTCAACTATCTGCTAGCCCAGGCCAAGCTCGAATCCAGCCTCAATCCCACGGCAAAGGCGCCGACCTCCAGCGCGGCCGGGCTCTATCAGTTCACCCGCGGGACCTGGCTGCAGACGCTCGAGAAGCACGGCGGCAACCACGGCATGGACTGGGCCGACGATGCGATCGACGGCGGCCGCGTCACCGATCCGCTGGCGCGCTCGCAGATCATGGCGATGCGCTACGATCCCGGCACCTCGGCGATGATGGCGGCCGAGCTGGCCAACGACAACCGCAGCGATCTGCGCGCTGTGCTGGGTCGCGAGCCCGACTCCGCCGAACTCTATGTCGCGCATTTCCTGGGTTCGGGCGGCGCCACAGACTTCTTCTCGGCGCTGAACAGCAACCCGCTGCAGAGCGCCGCCGCGGTCCTGCCCAAGGCGGCCGCGGCCAACCGCACGATCTTCTACGATCCCTCCGGCGCGCCGCGCTCGGTCGCCGGCGTCATGGAAGTGCTGCGCGGCAAGGTCACTTCGGCGATGGAAAACGGGCCGATCCCCTCGGTCGAGGACTATCCCCTCGCCGCGCCCGCCGTGCCGCAGTTCGTCGGCGGTCCTATCGCCCGGCAATTCGCTGCCGCGCGGCAAGAGATGTCCGGGCCGGCAGGCGGGCAGATTTCATCTTCAGCCGGAGACATGGCAGCCCCAGCGGCCCGTCCCTCGATGGCCGAGACGCTGCGCACGGCATTCGCCGGCACCGGCGGTGAAGGCCAGGGCGCCGTGCCCGACTTCGTTCGCGCCGCCTACGGCCAGTTCCAGAAATTCGGATTGTGAGTGGTATGAAAGCGTTCACCCGCTCATTCAAAGGTTCTGCGCTGGCGCTTCCCGCCGGTATCCTGGCACTTATCGGCCTGATGATCGTGCCGGTCCCGGCCGTGCTGCTCGACGTTTCGTTCGTGCTCAACATCGCGCTGTCGGTCGCCATCCTGATGGCGGCGATGAATGCGGGCAAAGTGCTCGACTTTTCGTCGTTCCCCACCGTTCTGCTGTTCGCGACCCTGCTGCGCCTGGCGCTCAACGTCGCCTCGACCCGCGTCGTGCTGGTTCACGGGCACGAAGGCGAATCCGCCGCGGGCCACGTCATCGAAGCCTTCGGCGCCTTCCTCATCGGCGGCAATTTCGTCGTCGGCATCTTCGTCTTCATGATCCTGATGATCATCAACCTGGTCGTCGTCACCAAGGGCGCGGGCCGCGTCTCGGAAGTGTCCGCGCGCTTCACCCTCGACGCCTTGCCGGGCAAGCAGATGGCGATCGACGCCGATCTCTCCGCCGGCCTGCTAACCGCGGACGAGGCCAAGGCCCGCCGCGTCGAAGTGGCGACCGAGGCCGAATTCTACGGCGCTATGGACGGTGCCAGCAAGTTCGTGAAGGGCGACGCGGTCGCCGCGCTGCTGATCCTGGGCGTCAACATCATCGCCGGCTTCTGCCTGGGCATGCTCAGCCACGGGCTTACCGCGCATCAGGCCGCTTCCGCTTATATCACCCTGGCCATCGGCGACGCGCTGGTCGCGCAGGTCCCCTCTCTGCTGCTCTCGATCGCCGCCGCCGTCATCGTCACCCGGGTTGCCGACAAGAGCGACCTTGCCGGCCAGATCGGCAGCCAGTTCGCCGCGCCCGGCACCTGGCTTCCGGTCGCTTTCATCCTGGGCGGCATCGGTGCGATCCCGGCCATGCCGCAGATGATCTTCCTGCCGGCCGCGGGCATGGCCCTGTGGATCTGGCACATGCTGCGCAAGCGCCAGGAACGCCTGTCGCGCCCCGTCGAAGAGGCACCCGCGCCGCCCGCCGACCCGGCCAAGATCACCCTGCAGGACGTGTCCGACCACACGCTGGTCACGATCGAGCTCGGCTATGGCCTGGTCCACCTGGTCGACGACCGCCACGGCTCGCCGCTGGTTGCGCGCGTCACTGGCGTACGCAAGCAGCTAAGCCAGGCCTTCGGCTTCGTCGTGCCGCAGTTCCGCGTGCGTGATGCGCTCGAGATCGGGCCGAACGATTACCGCATCATGCTGGGCGGCGTGCCGCTGGGCGGAGCGAGCATCATGCCCAACAAGATCCTGGCGATCAACGCGGGCGAGGCGCGCGAAGGCCACCAGCTCAAGGGCCAGGAGACCTGGGACCCGAGCTTCGGCTGCCCGGCGATCTGGGTCGATCCCACGGCGCGCGACCATGCCATCGCCGAAGGCTTCCTGACCGTCGATGCCAGCACCGTCATCGCCACGCACCTCAACCAGTTGCTGTCCGAGCGGCCGCAGACCCTGCTCGGCCCCGACGAGGTCCGCTCGCTGCTCGACAGCGTCAAGGAGAATGCCGGGGGCCTGGTCGAGACCGTCTATCCGACGCCGCTGACGCTGGCCGCCGTGACCCGGCTGCTGCGCGCGCTGCTCGAGGACGGCATCCCGATCACGCACCCGCTGCCGATCCTCGCCAGCCTCAGCCAGTCGGTCCAGTCGACCACCGATCACGACCGCCTGGTCGAGCTGCTCCGCGCCGATCTCGGCACGCTGATCGTCGGCCGCATCTGCGGCCCCAGCGAGCGCCTGCCGGTGATCACGCTCGACGCCCAGCTCGAGAACATGATCGTCCAGGGCATGCAGGACCCGACGACCGGCCAGCCGGTCATCGAGCCCGACCTCGCGCGCTCGATCGGCGAGCATATCGCCGGGCTGATCGCGCGGCGCGGTCCCGGCGCGATCCCGCTGGCGCTGATCGTCCAGCCGCGTGCGCGCCGCGCTCTGGCCTCGCTGCTCAAGCTCCGCGCGCCGTCGTGCCTGGTGCTCTCGATTGCCGAACTTCCCGCTGCCCAGCCGATCGAAGTGATCGACGTGGTCGGCGGTCCATCGCCGCAGGCCGCGGGCCTGCCTCATCCCGACTACCAAGACTCTGAAAGCCTGGCTGCATGAAACACGATCACAGGTCCTTCGCCACCGGAACGATGGTAAGCGGCGCAGCCGTTGCCGGAGCCTATGGCGGCGACATCGGCGACCGCATCCGGCGGTTCTTGCCGATGGTCCGCCGGATCGCCTGGCACGTTCACGGTACCGGCCGGCCGGGCATCGAGATCGAGGATCTGATTCAGTCGGGGCTGGTCGCGCTGACTGAATGCGCGCAGCGTCATGCCGGTCCGGGCGAGGACGGCTTCGCCGCCTATGCCAAGATGCGCGTGCGCGGCGCCATGGTCGACCTGATCCGCCGCACGATCCCGCTGTCGCGCGGTGCGTCCGACCGCCGCAAGCAACTGCGCGAACACGAAGAGAAGCTGCGCGTGCAGTTGGGGCGCCAGCCAGCCCCTGCCGAGCTCGCCCTGGCCATGGGCATCGACGAGAACGAATTGGCGAGCCTGCGTCACGCCAGCGAGCCGCTGCGCTTCGAATCGATGGACGAGGTCTATTCTGACAGCGACATGGCTTTCGCTGACGACCGGCCCGACAGTCTCACCCTGCTCCAGGACGAGGAACTGCGCGGCAGTGTGATCGCCGCGATCACCGCGCTGCCCGAGCGGTTGCAGATGATCATCCAGCTCTATTTCGTCGAGGAACTGAACCTGTCCGAGATTGCGGCCGTGCTCTCGGTCTCGATCCCGCGCGTCCACCAGCTCAAGGCGCAGGCGCTCGCGCATCTGCGCAAGGAGCTGGAAAGCGTCGCGGAGGTGATCTGAGGCGCTGTTTCGCGCAGAGAGCGCAGAGGTCACGGAGATGTAAGGGCGGTGCCTAGGCACCGATTCTCCGGGGCTTCTGCGTTCTCTGCGCGAAACAGGAGCGCTATTTCGCCGTCAGTGCGATCAGCCCGCCGGGCGTCAGGACCTGCGGTAGCTGCTGCGGCGTGACGCTCTTTGGCGGATACCACATGTAGAGCGGCACGCCGGCAGCGCCCTGCGCGGTCAGGTAGCGCGTGATCGCCGGATCGCGGCGCGTCCAGTCGCCGCGCAGCACGACGACGCCGGCCTTGGCGAAAGCGTCGCGGACATCGGTGCGCTCGATCGCGACTTCTTCGTTGACCTTGCAGGTCAGGCACCAGTCGGCGGTGAAATAGGCGAAGATCGGTTTGCCCGATGCTCGGGCCTCGGCCAGCGCGGATTCGCTGAAGGGTTTGGACGGAAGGATGCCTTGAGCCTCCGCACCGGGCTGCGCTTCGAGGCGGGGCAGGGCGACGAAGCCGGCGATGGTGACCGCTGCCAGCCCTGCGACGCTCACCAGCATGACCGAGCGCCCGGCGCGCTGTCCGCGTCCGGCAAAACCCAGAACCACGACCAGCCCGACCGCGAGCGCGGCGCAAGCGAGCGCGAAGGCGTTGCCGCCGAGCCGGCTCGCCAGCCAGAGCAGCGCCGCCGCGGTCAGCGCCATCGGCAGCGCCATCCAGCGGCGGAACGTCACCATCCACTTGCCGGGCTTGGGCATCCGTCGGCGCAGTGCCGGGATGAAGGCAATGGCCAAGAACGGCAGGGCGATGCCTAGCCCAAGTGTCGCGAACAGCGCCATTGCCGCCGGCATCGGCAGCAGCAGCGCCGCGCCCATCGCCGCCGCCATGAACGGTCCGGTGCAAGGTGTCGCGACGAAAGCGGCCAGCAGACCGGTGGCGAAGGCCCCTTGCGGGCTGCCCGAACTGGCAAAGCCCGGTACGGCGAATTCGAACAGCCCGAGCAGGTTGGCGGTGATCGCCACGGCCAGCAGCAGCAATGCCGCGACCACGCCCGGCTCCTGGAGCTGGAAGGCCCAGCCGATCTCCTGACCACCCGCGCGCAAGGCCAGCAGCAGAGCGCCCAGCGCCATGCAGGCCAGGATCACGCCCGCGGTATAGGCCAGCCCCTCGTGCCGCGCCTGCGTCTCGCTCTCGCCGGCGCGGGCGAGGCTCAGCGCCTTGAGGCTGAGGATCGGGAAGACGCAGGGCATGACGTTGAGCAGCAGCCCGCCCGCCAGTGCCGCGAGCAGCAGCAGGGGCAGGCTGGTGGTGGGCGCGGGTTTGTCGCTGCCGATTGGCTCGCCGCCGGTAGGGACTGCGCCCGGAACCGCATCGATGTTCAGCCCGTCGCCCGCGGCATTGAGCCGCAGCACGCCGGGTAATTGCTTCGGATCCTTGGCCAGTATCTTGGGACGCTGCAGCTCGACCACCAGCAGGTTGCCGTTGCGGCGGAAGCTCTGGACCGCCGGATAGTCGACCAGCTTGTCCTCGCTCGCGAAGAAATGCGGGCTGTCCAGTTTCAGACTCGCCGGCAGCGGGATGCCCAGCCGGATCACATTCCCCCTCACGGACGAAATGCGCCTGCGCGCCCAGCGGGGCGGGCAGGGCTGTGCGCCAGTGGTCGAAACGCGGGTCGGGGGCGCCGCGCGGGCCGATCGTCACCGTGGTTTCGAGCCTAGCCTGCTCGGGAACGCAGATTTCGTGCGTGCAGGCGAGCCATTGGGCGTCGAGGGTGACAGGTTGACGGCTACCAGGTGTCGCCTTGGCCGACAGAGTCAGCGGCACCAGCAGCGCGTATTCGCGGTCATAGACGTGGTTCATCAGGCCCGCGATCAGCAGCGTCTGCGGCACCGGATAGAGCGGCTCACCAGGCTTGGCGCCGTCGGGCACCGACCACTTGAGCGTCATGCCGAGCCCGGCATCGCCGGGGTTCGACCAATAGCCGTGCCAGCCCGCCTCGGGCCGCATATGGATGGCCAACCAGACCGTCTCGCCCGGATTCCCCGCGCTTTCGGCGACCAGCTCGGCGGCGATATGGGTGGGCGCCGCGTGGGCCGCGTGAGCAAAGGCCAGAATGACACAAAGCTGACACAGCACCGCAACAAGCAGGCGATAGCAGCGCATTGTTCGCATGGCTCCTGGGCGAGGGGGCCTTGCGCGCACCGCGCCGGCCAGCCATCACGCCTCTGCCGGTTTCAGGGAAACATTTCAAGGAATGCCTATGCGCCGCTCTTTCGCCTCGCTTGCCCTTGCCGCCGCAATCGCCGTTTCGGGCACCGCCGGTGCAAAGCCCGCGCGCAAGCCGGCTCCCGCGCCCGTAGCCCTTTCGCCGACCGCGCCCAAGCTCATCGTGGCGATTTCGGTCGATCAGTTCTCGGCCGATCTCTTCGCGCAGTACCGGCGCCTCTACACCGCCGGCCTGGCACGGCTGCAGCAGGGCGCAGTGTTCCCATCGGGCTTCCAGTCGCATGCCGCGACCGAGACCTGCCCCGGCCACTCGACGCTGATGACGGGGGACCGTCCGGCGCGCACCGGTATCATCGCCAACATGTGGTTCGACCCGGCCAATCCCCGCGCCGAGAAGCGGATCTACTGCGCCGAGGACGAGCGCGATCCGGCGAGCACGCCCGACGATCCCGTAGTATCGGCCTGGCATCTCAAGGTGCCGACGCTGGGCGAGCGCCTGAAGGCGGTCAGCCCGGCCAGCCGCAACGTCGCGGTCTCGGCCAAGGACCGCGCCGTGATGATGATGGGCGGGCATGACATCGACGCCGCCTACTGGTGGCGTCGCGGCGCTTTCGTCACTTTGAACGGCCGCAAGATCAGCCCCGCGGTGGAGGCGGTGAACGGACTCGCGGCCGATATGATCAAGGCCGGCGACGCGCCGATGGCGCTGCCCGAATGGTGCGCCCCGCGCGACCGCGCGGTCGCCGCCGGCAGCAAGACCGTAGGCACCGGCCGCTTCCCGCTCGAAGCCGGCAAGGAAGCCGGTTTCCGCACTTCGCCGCGGATCGATGCCGCGACCGGCGCGCTGGCCGCGCGGTTGGTCGACGAGAT
The window above is part of the Novosphingobium sp. G106 genome. Proteins encoded here:
- a CDS encoding sigma-70 family RNA polymerase sigma factor, yielding MKHDHRSFATGTMVSGAAVAGAYGGDIGDRIRRFLPMVRRIAWHVHGTGRPGIEIEDLIQSGLVALTECAQRHAGPGEDGFAAYAKMRVRGAMVDLIRRTIPLSRGASDRRKQLREHEEKLRVQLGRQPAPAELALAMGIDENELASLRHASEPLRFESMDEVYSDSDMAFADDRPDSLTLLQDEELRGSVIAAITALPERLQMIIQLYFVEELNLSEIAAVLSVSIPRVHQLKAQALAHLRKELESVAEVI
- a CDS encoding flagella basal body P-ring formation protein FlgA — translated: MSFALGLAFAAAAGFADLNAIDRQVEAFTGSPIGAPGGALTPVDRRLRLRACGGALAVTWNGLRRDSLQVSCPEAGGWRIFVQLANASLGAAAAPLPPAVNRGDAVTIAVQGDGFSVSQPGEALEQGAVGAWIRVRPVSSVAAGPKGDTLRAQIQRPGLVVIPVQ
- a CDS encoding thioredoxin family protein, whose amino-acid sequence is MIRLGIPLPASLKLDSPHFFASEDKLVDYPAVQSFRRNGNLLVVELQRPKILAKDPKQLPGVLRLNAAGDGLNIDAVPGAVPTGGEPIGSDKPAPTTSLPLLLLAALAGGLLLNVMPCVFPILSLKALSLARAGESETQARHEGLAYTAGVILACMALGALLLALRAGGQEIGWAFQLQEPGVVAALLLLAVAITANLLGLFEFAVPGFASSGSPQGAFATGLLAAFVATPCTGPFMAAAMGAALLLPMPAAMALFATLGLGIALPFLAIAFIPALRRRMPKPGKWMVTFRRWMALPMALTAAALLWLASRLGGNAFALACAALAVGLVVVLGFAGRGQRAGRSVMLVSVAGLAAVTIAGFVALPRLEAQPGAEAQGILPSKPFSESALAEARASGKPIFAYFTADWCLTCKVNEEVAIERTDVRDAFAKAGVVVLRGDWTRRDPAITRYLTAQGAAGVPLYMWYPPKSVTPQQLPQVLTPGGLIALTAK
- a CDS encoding flagellar biosynthesis protein FlhA, whose protein sequence is MKAFTRSFKGSALALPAGILALIGLMIVPVPAVLLDVSFVLNIALSVAILMAAMNAGKVLDFSSFPTVLLFATLLRLALNVASTRVVLVHGHEGESAAGHVIEAFGAFLIGGNFVVGIFVFMILMIINLVVVTKGAGRVSEVSARFTLDALPGKQMAIDADLSAGLLTADEAKARRVEVATEAEFYGAMDGASKFVKGDAVAALLILGVNIIAGFCLGMLSHGLTAHQAASAYITLAIGDALVAQVPSLLLSIAAAVIVTRVADKSDLAGQIGSQFAAPGTWLPVAFILGGIGAIPAMPQMIFLPAAGMALWIWHMLRKRQERLSRPVEEAPAPPADPAKITLQDVSDHTLVTIELGYGLVHLVDDRHGSPLVARVTGVRKQLSQAFGFVVPQFRVRDALEIGPNDYRIMLGGVPLGGASIMPNKILAINAGEAREGHQLKGQETWDPSFGCPAIWVDPTARDHAIAEGFLTVDASTVIATHLNQLLSERPQTLLGPDEVRSLLDSVKENAGGLVETVYPTPLTLAAVTRLLRALLEDGIPITHPLPILASLSQSVQSTTDHDRLVELLRADLGTLIVGRICGPSERLPVITLDAQLENMIVQGMQDPTTGQPVIEPDLARSIGEHIAGLIARRGPGAIPLALIVQPRARRALASLLKLRAPSCLVLSIAELPAAQPIEVIDVVGGPSPQAAGLPHPDYQDSESLAA
- a CDS encoding flagellar protein FlgN, which codes for MDSNPLRETLRQMLAVLEAERQALAGLDIEAILGTAADKDKLCGTLDKSGVTRIDEECRGMLEAAKRLNEVNRQVRNLIAANVSARLDHLTGAPPIYRAGNTPRSAYSYAAARV
- a CDS encoding transglycosylase SLT domain-containing protein, which produces MSEPQSVTGVQAGRTPTDNGSVRAAIARAAQATGVDFNYLLAQAKLESSLNPTAKAPTSSAAGLYQFTRGTWLQTLEKHGGNHGMDWADDAIDGGRVTDPLARSQIMAMRYDPGTSAMMAAELANDNRSDLRAVLGREPDSAELYVAHFLGSGGATDFFSALNSNPLQSAAAVLPKAAAANRTIFYDPSGAPRSVAGVMEVLRGKVTSAMENGPIPSVEDYPLAAPAVPQFVGGPIARQFAAARQEMSGPAGGQISSSAGDMAAPAARPSMAETLRTAFAGTGGEGQGAVPDFVRAAYGQFQKFGL
- a CDS encoding flagellar biosynthesis anti-sigma factor FlgM codes for the protein MPPIEMGPTRPIGAVDVRIARQAGGFRETAKSTGSESSAVALSDALDPGEAPVDADRVEVIKRAVETGQYPVLPTKIADAMIAAGLLLRKGQ